A single region of the Sciurus carolinensis chromosome 16, mSciCar1.2, whole genome shotgun sequence genome encodes:
- the Ctcf gene encoding transcriptional repressor CTCF — MEGEAVEAIVEESETFIKGKERKTYQRRREGGQEEDACHLPQNQTDGGEVVQDVNSSVQMVMMEQLDPTLLQMKTEVMEGTVAPEAEAAVDDTQIITLQVVNMEEQPINIGELQLVQVPVPVTVPVATTSVEELQGAYENEVSKEGLTESEPMICHTLPLPEGFQVVKVGANGEVETLEQGELPPQEDPSWQKDPDYQPPAKKTKKTKKSKLRYTEEGKDVDVSVYDFEEEQQEGLLSEVNAEKVVGNMKPPKPTKIKKKGVKKTFQCELCSYTCPRRSNLDRHMKSHTDERPHKCHLCGRAFRTVTLLRNHLNTHTGTRPHKCPDCDMAFVTSGELVRHRRYKHTHEKPFKCSMCDYASVEVSKLKRHIRSHTGERPFQCSLCSYASRDTYKLKRHMRTHSGEKPYECYICHARFTQSGTMKMHILQKHTENVAKFHCPHCDTVIARKSDLGVHLRKQHSYIEQGKKCRYCDAVFHERYALIQHQKSHKNEKRFKCDQCDYACRQERHMIMHKRTHTGEKPYACSHCDKTFRQKQLLDMHFKRYHDPNFVPAAFVCSKCGKTFTRRNTMARHADNCAGPDGVEGENGGETKKSKRGRKRKMRSKKEDSSDSENAEPDLDDNEDEEEPAVEIEPEPEPQPVTPAPPPAKKRRGRPPGRTNQPKQNQPTAIIQVEDQNTGAIENIIVEVKKEPDAEPVEGEEEEAQPASTDAPNGDLTPEMILSMMDR, encoded by the exons ATGGAAGGTGAGGCGGTTGAAGCCATTGTGGAGGAGTCTGAAACTTTCattaaaggaaaggagagaaagacttACCAGCGACGCCGGGAAGGGGGCCAGGAAGAAGATGCTTGCCACTTACCCCAGAACCAGACTGATGGGGGTGAGGTGGTCCAGGATGTCAATAGCAGTGTTCAAATGGTAATGATGGAACAGCTGGATCCTACCCTTCTTCAGATGAAGACTGAAGTAATGGAGGGTACAGTGGCTCCAGAAGCAGAGGCCGCTGTGGATGATACCCAGATAATAACCTTGCAGGTTGTAAATATGGAGGAACAACCCATAAACATAGGAGAGCTTCAGCTTGTTCAAGTACCTGTTCCTGTGACTGTACCTGTTGCTACAACTTCAGTAGAAGAACTTCAGGGGGCTTATGAGAATGAAGTGTCTAAAGAGGGCCTTACAGAAAGTGAACCCATGATATGTCACACCTTACCTTTGCCTGAAGGGTTTCAGGTGGTGAAAGTGGGGGCCAATGGAGAGGTGGAGACACTAGAACAAGGGGAACTTCCACCTCAGGAAGATCCTAGCTGGCAAAAAGACCCAGACTATCAGCCACcagccaaaaaaacaaagaaaaccaaaaagagcAAACTGCGTTACACAGAGGAGGGCAAAGATGTGGATGTGTCTGTCTACGATTTTGAGGAAGAACAGCAGGAAGGTCTGCTATCAGAGGTTAATGCAGAGAAAGTTGTTGGTAATATGAAGCCTCCAAAgccaacaaaaattaaaaagaaag gTGTAAAGAAGACATTCCAGTGTGAGCTTTGCAGTTACACGTGTCCACGGCGTTCAAATTTGGATCGTCACATGAAAAGTCACACTGATGAGAGACCACATAAATGCCATCTCTGTGGCAGGGCATTCAGAACAGTCACCCTCTTGAGGAATCACcttaacacacacacag GTACTCGTCCTCACAAGTGCCCAGACTGTGACATGGCCTTTGTGACCAGTGGAGAATTGGTGCGGCATCGTCGTTACAAACACACCCACGAGAAGCCATTTAAGTGTTCCATGTGTGATTATGCCAGCGTAGAA GTCAGTAAATTAAAACGTCATATTCGCTCTCATACTGGAGAGCGTCCGTTCCAGTGCAGTTTGTGCAGTTATGCCAGCAGGGACACATACAAGCTGAAAAGGCACATGAGAACCCATTCAG GAGAAAAACCTTATGAATGTTATATTTGTCATGCTCGGTTTACCCAGAGTGGTACCATGAAGATGCACATCTTACAGAAGCACACAGAAAATGTGGCCAAATTTCACTGTCCCCACTGTGACACTGTCATAGCCCGAAAAAGTGATCTGG GTGTCCACTTGAGAAAGCAGCATTCCTATATTGAGCAAGGCAAGAAATGCCGTTACTGTGATGCTGTATTTCATGAGCGCTATGCCCTCATCCAGCACCAGAAATCACACAAGAATGAGAAACGCTTTAAGTGTGACCAGTGTGATTATGCTTGTAGGCAG GAGAGGCACATGATCATGCACAAGCGTACCCACACGGGGGAGAAGCCTTATGCCTGCAGCCACTGCGACAAGACATTTCGGCAGAAACAGCTCCTCGACATGCACTTCAAGCGTTATCATGACCCCAACTTTGTCCCTGCGGCCTTCGTCTGTTCTAAGTGCGGGAAAACATTTACACGTCGG AATACCATGGCAAGACATGCTGATAATTGTGCTGGTCCAGATGGTGTAGAAGGAGAAAATggaggagaaacaaagaaaagtaaacgtggaagaaaaagaaagatgcgCTCTAAAAAAGAAGATTCCTCTGATAGTG aaaatgctgaGCCAGATCTGGATGATAATGAGGATGAGGAGGAACCCGCAGTAGAAATTGAACCCGAGCCAGAACCTCAACCTGtgaccccagccccaccacctgCCAAGAAGCGGAGAGGGCGTCCCCCTGGCAGAACTAACCAGCCCAAACAGAACCAGC CAACAGCCATCATTCAGGTTGAAGACCAGAATACAGGTGCAATTGAGAACATTATAGTTGAAGTTAAAAAAGAGCCAGATGCTGAGCCtgtggagggggaggaagaggaggcccaGCCAGCCAGCACAGATGCCCCCAACGGGGACCTCACGCCTGAGATGATCCTCAGCATGATGGACCGGTGA